One region of Leishmania braziliensis MHOM/BR/75/M2904 complete genome, chromosome 17 genomic DNA includes:
- a CDS encoding putative RNA-binding protein, with product MDGRLVQTSCRTTHFSAVEATLRDWPEVEAVGSFREKKNNKRDITTVFVTFRDEAAAKAAKAKLEAIPGIAEATTVLSVSPEPEKAVASGSRSKLSRRTRGNARSDKRSLAAEFLSFESYGDQKKRDAQTKKRSNGARGEAGEGTARRGGSCRGERGGSRANENNHGRGTSGMRGRSGAHLQSPQSFHQPQQYQEHQLHLQPYQPPPPPPPPPRLPPFEANVAFIDNVPFGTTNSHLMKHFSAFGRILDVNRLELMVMICFDNPESVQQCIQHMNGTKIHDNVITVSSGTVRIPGSIALRMGA from the coding sequence ATGGACGGCCGACTTGTGCAGACGTCGTGCCGCACGACCCACTTTtcagcggtggaggcgacgctgcgggATTGGCCCGAGGTCGAGGCCGTCGGCTCCTTCCGTGAGAAGAAGAACAACAAGAGGGACATTACAACCGTGTTTGTCACCTTCCGagacgaggcggcagcgaaggCTGCCAAGGCAAAACTCGAGGCCATTCCCGGTATAGCCGAGGCGACCACTGTCTTGTCAGTCTCTCCGGAGCCAGAAAAGGCCGTTGCCAGCGGCAGTCGAAGCAAACTCTCGCGAAGGACGAGGGGCAATGCCAGGAGCGACAAGAGGAGCCTCGCGGCAGAATTCTTGAGCTTCGAGTCGTACGGGGATCAGAAGAAGCGCGACGCGCagacgaaaaagaggagcaACGGCGCGCGAGGGGAGGCGGGTGAGGGGACGGCGCGTAGGGGTGGCAGTTGTCGTGGAGAGCGTGGTGGGAGCCGTGCTAATGAGAACAACCACGGCCGCGGCACCAGTGGCATGCGCGGTCGAAGTGGCGCTCATCTGCAGTCGCCGCAGAGCTTTCACCAGCCGCAGCAGTACCAGGAGCACCAGCTCCACCTGCAGCCGTatcagccgccgccaccaccgccgccgccgccgcgcctaCCACCGTTTGAGGCGAACGTTGCCTTCATTGACAACGTACCCTTCGGCACCACGAACAGCCACCTCATGAAGCACTTCTCTGCCTTTGGCCGAATTCTCGATGTGAACCGCCTCGAGCTGATGGTCATGATTTGCTTTGACAACCCGGAgtcggtgcagcagtgcatcCAGCACATGAACGGCACCAAAATCCATGACAATGTCATCACGGTGAGCAGTGGCACCGTACGTATCCCCGGCAGCATAGCCCTCCGCATGGGTGCTTAA